One window of bacterium genomic DNA carries:
- a CDS encoding chloride channel protein translates to MMKRFLPDSEDRENVRKILSEETVLIISIVKWILLATGMGAIVGVSTSIFLRLLSLSSQQMEQHTYYFLLLPVALFLSSAIIKYLAPDAEGHGTEKVIEALHKRAGRIKAAVVPVKLVATIITIAGGGSAGKEGPCAQIGAGLSSIAAGFLKFNDHDRKKLVICGISAGFASVFGTPIAGAIFGVEVLFAGTILYEVLLPSFIAGVTAFQVSKALGVAYFYHPFDFVPVFSQAFFAKVVFAGLCFGVVSVILIESLKYGEKLSKRFDLWKPAKGFVGGSVLVALVILTSRDYLGLGLDTIHRALEGDSIIWYAFLMKALFTSITLNFGGSGGIVTPIFFIGATSGVLFADLMHLDTATFAAVGMVCLLAGSANTPIAASILGVELFGPQIAPYSTVACVIAFLMTGHRSVYPSQILAIKKSESIKVELGREMEDVEAEVKVRPDSMTGMGMQMAKRIHHIGKRGISHIGPAIGLPPAKTDPEDKKEDDDKDAADK, encoded by the coding sequence GTGATGAAACGTTTTCTGCCCGACAGCGAGGATCGCGAGAACGTCCGCAAGATTCTGTCGGAAGAGACCGTACTCATCATCAGTATCGTCAAGTGGATCCTGCTGGCCACCGGCATGGGCGCCATCGTCGGCGTGTCCACCTCGATCTTTCTGCGGCTGCTCAGCCTGAGCAGTCAACAGATGGAACAGCATACCTATTACTTCCTGCTGCTGCCGGTGGCGCTGTTCCTGAGTTCGGCCATCATCAAGTATCTCGCGCCCGACGCTGAAGGCCACGGCACCGAGAAGGTCATCGAAGCCCTCCACAAGCGGGCCGGCCGGATCAAGGCGGCGGTGGTGCCGGTTAAACTCGTCGCCACGATCATCACCATCGCCGGCGGCGGATCGGCGGGAAAAGAGGGGCCCTGCGCGCAGATCGGGGCCGGACTCTCTTCAATCGCGGCCGGTTTTCTCAAATTCAACGATCACGACCGCAAGAAACTCGTCATCTGCGGTATCAGCGCGGGCTTCGCGTCGGTATTCGGCACGCCCATCGCCGGAGCGATTTTCGGCGTCGAAGTCCTGTTCGCCGGCACTATTCTCTATGAAGTCCTACTGCCGTCGTTCATCGCCGGAGTGACCGCGTTTCAGGTGTCGAAAGCGCTCGGCGTCGCCTATTTCTATCACCCGTTCGACTTCGTTCCCGTGTTCAGTCAGGCGTTTTTCGCAAAAGTTGTGTTCGCCGGACTTTGTTTCGGAGTGGTCTCGGTGATTCTCATCGAATCGCTGAAGTACGGAGAGAAACTCTCCAAGCGTTTCGATCTCTGGAAACCGGCCAAGGGATTCGTGGGCGGTTCGGTGCTGGTGGCGCTGGTGATTCTGACCTCGCGCGATTATCTGGGACTGGGACTCGACACCATTCACCGCGCGCTGGAGGGCGATTCGATCATCTGGTACGCGTTCCTCATGAAAGCGCTGTTCACCTCGATCACTCTCAACTTCGGCGGAAGCGGAGGAATTGTCACGCCGATCTTCTTCATCGGCGCGACCTCGGGAGTATTGTTCGCCGATCTCATGCATCTCGACACCGCCACCTTCGCCGCCGTGGGAATGGTCTGCCTGCTCGCCGGATCGGCCAACACTCCGATTGCCGCCAGCATTCTCGGCGTGGAACTTTTCGGGCCGCAGATCGCTCCCTACTCCACCGTGGCCTGCGTGATCGCGTTCCTGATGACCGGCCATCGCAGCGTCTATCCCTCGCAAATTCTCGCCATCAAAAAATCCGAGTCCATCAAAGTTGAACTCGGCAGGGAAATGGAGGACGTGGAGGCGGAAGTGAAAGTCCGTCCCGATAGCATGACCGGAATGGGAATGCAGATGGCCAAACGGATTCACCACATCGGCAAGCGGGGGATCAGCCACATCGGCCCCGCCATCGGCTTGCCTCCCGCCAAGACCGATCCCGAGGATAAAAAAGAAGACGACGACAAAGACGCCGCGGACAAGTAG
- a CDS encoding MGMT family protein, which produces MSKTYSIIYRAIKRIPRGSVATYGQIARVAGFPNQARLIGYALHALREGTDETVPWWRVLNAKGESSLGSEDDSNLQRGLLEKEGVVFDPRGRVDLKKFGWKK; this is translated from the coding sequence ATGTCGAAGACCTATTCCATCATCTATCGCGCGATCAAGCGCATTCCACGTGGCAGCGTCGCCACCTACGGACAGATCGCTCGCGTCGCCGGATTCCCGAATCAAGCGAGGCTCATCGGTTACGCTCTGCACGCGCTGCGCGAGGGCACTGACGAAACCGTTCCGTGGTGGCGGGTCCTCAATGCCAAGGGCGAAAGTTCTCTCGGCAGCGAGGACGACTCGAACCTGCAGCGCGGCCTGCTCGAAAAAGAGGGCGTAGTCTTCGATCCGCGCGGGCGCGTGGATTTGAAGAAGTTCGGGTGGAAGAAGTGA
- a CDS encoding hemolysin XhlA family protein gives MSDSSFDRSLGRVEARVADLTEQITRLRSELSRLVQLVESSTAAHHERIRTLESFRRWAIGLLTGLFLSGVAAVFAYVSRM, from the coding sequence ATGTCCGACTCCTCTTTCGACCGCTCGCTCGGCCGCGTGGAAGCGCGCGTAGCCGATCTCACCGAACAGATCACCCGGCTCCGCTCGGAACTCTCACGGCTCGTGCAGCTCGTGGAATCCAGCACCGCCGCCCATCACGAACGGATCCGCACCCTCGAATCCTTCCGCCGCTGGGCTATCGGCCTTCTGACCGGCCTGTTCCTCAGTGGCGTGGCGGCGGTGTTTGCGTATGTCTCACGGATGTAG